GAAaaccaaatgataaaataacaatactCCGATACACTTAGCACTGTGTCTTGACATCAGGTATATATGCAAGTAATTGAAATGTTTGGTTTAAAACGGAGGGAGCAATATAATTGACTGGCCGCTTAATGTCCAGAGTGGACTCCGAGAGAGGCGTTCCTGAACCGGGAATGCTGGACCGCGCTCGCGGGGCACTCGCCGGTTTGACTCACTTTTAGTTCAATTCTCACTAAAGTTCATAGACTTAGCTTACATGTGATGGGGTTAACTAAAATGGTATTAATTCGCAGTGTCGCGCATCTTAACAGGACTATGCGAGTCAATTTATGTAATGGCGATCTGAGGTAACAGTTGCTGGTCATCTAAGTTACATCACTAATGTTAGTTAAGACACTGTTGCCttgcaaaatgttacaaattctgctcatttcaataaatatttacttaaaacgTAAAAAACGTACCTTTAAATTGCTCCAACCAGTGGCTTTGCCCCATTGTTCTTTATACAAATGAAAGTTGCGTAGTACACTCAACGTCTTCAGGGCGGGAAGCGCGTGAGCCTCTTCAAACAACCCAGCGGTGggcaaaaacaacccagcacattAACCCAGCGGGTTTAACCCAACACCTGGAAAACTAAAACTAcccaaaaagtgtttaacatgtgGAAAAATAACCCAAAAAAACAACCCAACGGACTCAACCCAGCGTTATGGGTTAAAAAACAACCCAgccatttttagagtgtggaATTAGACACGGAGTATTGAACCTTCACTATAGGCATGCTATGAACTCAAAGGACAGTATAGTACAAAAAGAGATGGATAGCCCAACCAGTCTTCAGTATGCCAAGAAGTACCATTGAGGAATGTAGTGAACTTGTGAATTGTTTGTGAGGGAcagtaaaagtacatttttcaacaaaaacacaatacgTTTACAGTAAATGGCTTCCAGATACCATTTGAATAGGcctagttcaccccaaaatgaaagttctttcatcatttactcaccctcatgtctgaCTTACTGctgaacacataagaagatttTTAAACAATGTGGGGGTTAATAAATTATGACACAGTTTTAATTTTAGAGTGAACTACCTCTATAATGTAACCGATGTACTGTAATACAACATACTGATTTGGCTTTTTTTCTTACTATGCATTGTACTGGCCATGGGCCCGTGTGGACCACATAAATGAATACAAGCTATGAAACATCTGTACACAATAATAGATCCGTTTGGATTGATCAAGCATGTTAATCAGCAAATCATCCCCAAGAGTTTTTAAGGAAGGAAATTATTTTTCTTGTTGCGCTGCAGTGTGAGGAACTGAATCTCTCACCCACATACACATCTTTTGTTTGGTCCAGAATCTCGTCTTTGTTGTTCATCTGGAGGAAGGGGCTTGATAGTTATTTTTACTGACAGTGTCATTGTCGTGTTCCTCTTGTTGttatcatttacccaccctcttgtcatttcaaacctgtgactttctttcttctgcagaacacaaaagaagatattttgaagaaagctggtaacccaacaacactggaccccattcacttctattgtatggacacaaaaccaatgcaagtgaatgggatgcagttaataacattttttcaaaatatcttcttttctgttctgtggaagaatttaagtcatacaggtctgaaatgacaaaagggtgagtaaatgatgacagaatttttattttcgtgtgtgtgtttaatatatatatatatgtgtgtgtgtgtgtgtgtgtgtgtgtgtgtgtgtaatatgtaTATACATGTGTTTAGAGTAATACGGACTCTTTCAATTCTGTTCATACTGTAAGtcctctatctctctctctttagaaATGGAAGAAGAACTGGTTTGTGTTGTACCCAGCAAGTCAAAACGGCATCGCACGGCTTGAGTTTTATGATTGTTCGGGTAGTGCCAGCGATAAACCTAGCACTAAGAAACTGGACAAGAAGATCATTCGTCTCTCAGAATGCATCAGCATTCTCCCTGCTGTCACCGAAACCTGCCCTAAAGAAAACATGTCCGCTTTCTGTGTTGAGACCAATGACAAGACGTATGTCTTCGCAGCAGACAAATACGTTACCAATGAGTGGGTGGAGAAGATGTGTGAGATTGCTTTTCAGGTAAGACATGGAAACTTAAAAAAACTAGTGCATTAATGAAGCATATTTGAAACAAAGATTtgtatcgctgctgtccttctgaaaccctgtatctccatatttcgcgatttttagtttttgccataaatcattattattagtcaccctttatatatgtcactgggttttgcgaATATCTAATCACTACAAAGTagtaaaaagtgcttgtcaactttgacaaaagtgttttgtgttttttccattttctgaaaaagaatgaatttggacatccaatgttttggaaggacagcgacaatattatttattagttttatttACCTTAGAAGTACTGTACTTTATGTATAATAGTAGGCTTTGTTGTACTATATTTAATATTTGCggattttattaacaaaaagttgTAATCATTACtgtataacataaaaaaacaattgttttgtatttcaGTAATGAGAATTtgaagtaaaaatgtgtttaattgtcaagaaaatattgaaaaatatcTGTACCCTCGGCCTCTTTTGATTTGGGGTGTTACATGACCCAGTCCTTTCTTCATAAAATACAGCCTTTAAAACCCTTTTAGCATCTTTCATCATAACAATGATGAAAATTacaatatttgacatttttcaaaGATCGTAGGACGTTTTTCAAGGATGTTCCTTTGATGTAACAATTAATGCAAAAAACAGCGTTAAAGCATTTAAGGAAATGAAACTTTAGTTTTTATAAAACATGGCAGACATACAGGTTTTGGGAATTTTTAAAGATAGTTTACAGCAGGTGCTCTCCATACTAagacatttctctctctctctctctctctctctctctctctctttctctctctctctctctctctctctctcctaagGGAGGGAGTTTTTCTCTTGGTAGTTCTGACTCAAATGGACAGAAAGAGCTTCAGATGGCAGAGAATCTCATCTATTACTCCAGAGAAGAAGGTAGGAAGGGATATATGGCATAGTGTAcagcatttactcatccttaaaGTGTTTTCAAACAACTGGTTGAAATTGTTTAAATTATGCTTTTCCGTAACATTTGGAAAACATTAGCTTTTTTCATAACATTTTTTCTTTCGATCTCATTTTATACCATCGTGCCATTTGTGAATTTCCTTGTTTCATAAATGTGAGTCACTTATATTTTCCTTCTTAACCATGCAATCTCCCTTAGTCCTTTTATAAACGTATCACCAGTAACTGTGTTTGACAAGGCAAATACGACAACACaaatgcaccagctcatgtgcATCACCAAACAGCTGTGCTGATGTTTTCCATAATAGGTAATGAGTCCTGAAAGTTTAGGCTGTGCGATGTCACTTCCACTGTCTGTTCAAATATGTTGTAAAGAATGTTCGCTTGCTAGATTTATAGATGTCATCCCATGGCAAAACTCCAACCAACCATTACCATGTGTCGGACTGAAAAGTCTATTGACATCATCCTGTTAGATGCAAATGGACTGGATGCAAATTTTCTCCTTATGTTAGCCATTTAACTTGTTAATAATGTTAAGGGCAAGATGTTTCCAGATAGATTGTTGGTTGTGTCCATTCGTTTTAAAATTAACAGTCACAGAAAGAGGCTAACAAGTGAGATGGAGGACAGAAAGCAGAGCGGTATCTCAGGCATTTCCTTTAACCTCTCTTTCATGGCTGGCACTTACTACTACATCCAGTGCTATGAGAGATAAACTTTCAAGGAGCAACAGTGTACAAGTTCTGATCCTGCTATGCATTCTCGGGTGTTTCTAGAGAAACAGTTTCTGAACCCTTTCTTTTTCAATGCTTACTTCCTCAGAGGGTGGGAGGCGACATTTACAAAGCTTTGGCATCCGATTCAAATATCTGCTGCATATACCTTTCTTGCATGAAAGCACAGCAGCGGGTAACAGAACCGAGTATAACATTTTTGGGTAATTGTTGGGATTCTTGTTGAAAGCCAATGCAGAGATAGACCGGACAATGAAGGTAGATTAGATTCTGGTTGCACGGCAGCATTTAGTGGAAAGTAGTCTAATCGCTTAATGTCGGTAGTCTCTGATAAGCAGGGAAATACATGTAGCATCAAATGAGATACGTCTTGgttgttattttactgtatattgcaaGTGGTTCTTATGTGATTTAAAAAAGGCCAGTGTTGGCTAATTTCCTGAGATTTACAGAACTTCCAGTTTTACTTGTGGGCCACAGAAGTTGTACCTAACTGGGAAATTTTCATATATTATATGTATTCAAACAGGCTATTTCAGTCACTGATAAGCTTGCTGCTATGCGCACTTGCAGAATTTTAACTTGAATGTGTCCTATATTTTGCAGTTAATGAATTTTGGGTGAGCGTCCAGAGGACAGAAGCATCAGAACGCTGCGGTCTCTCTGGTAACTACTGGCTTAGAGCGAATCTAGACAGTCTTATCCTGAAGGAGCCCAAGACTAAAAAGGATTTACTGGTATGGCCCTACAAGCTTCTCCGTCGCTATGGAAGAGATCGGGTGAGTtaattttatttcttaaatCCGTTTAATCTCCTAGGTGAATCCTCTCCTGTAGGTGAATGAGTGATACATCTTCAATGTTGGTTGTTTAATGTCTTCGGCCGTGACTTTATAtagctctcacacacccacacgtaAACATGCACTCTTTGTGCCTAAAATAATCTAATGGCTGTTTGCATTAACCACATATTACACATGACATGTAAGGCAGGAACTTAGACCACTTGTTTCCAACTCTGCTTCCTGTCATTACCATAGAAACCGAATTGCTACAGGAAGTTGGCCTTCCTCTCTCCCTTACGGATGGGTGGAAGGCAGGACTAATGCGGCGAATGACTATTGAGTTAGGGTTATGATGGTTTATAATGGTTATTTAAGTGTGCTTCGTTTATTTTGTGAATGCTTTTTAGCTAATGTGTCCAGTAAGGGTGTCACAGTTTACTGGTATTGACAACCCTGCACTCTAAaacaatgctgggttattttcaacccactgtttgttgggtcaaaaagggacaaacccagtcgttgggttaaattaaatTTGATCCAGTAATGGATTAAAATATCccaacatttgtttatttatattccaACGGTTGGGTTCATCTCTTTCTGACCCAGtgagatgaatttgactgatagaattatttattcaatttcaCTAGATATCACAATAATATCTTTATTGTGAATTCACCTGTAGTGAAAATcggatattgtgacagccctagtgttaAGTAATAAGACTATTCAATTAAATCAGGTATTAtctacaaaaaaagtaaaatatgactaaaataTGATTTCTAATATGTTCCGCAGGTTATGTTCTCTTTTGAAGCCGGAAGGCGCTGTGAATCTGGTCCAGGAAACTTTACCTTTGAAACAAAGCAGGGGAATGACCTATTCCACATCATTGAGAATGCCATTCGGGAGCAGAAGGCCCAAGCGGAAGAAAGACACCAAAGCTGTCCATCATTAGACTCTGACTGCCCAACTCTCCAGCAGATTCGTGCTGCCATCGCAGATGCAACCAGTCGTGAACCAGACGGAGATTCAGGCGGAAGCAAGCCTGGATCGGCGGACGGCATCTTCAGTCGAAGGGATAATGATGGGaaaaatttaaagggacggAGTCTTCCAGAGCCACCGCCTCCAGTTGAGCCACCGCCGCGATCTGCCATGCCACGTGGGACTAAAAGTGGACAGCTCTTAGGGGACCAGGGGAGCCTATACTCCGAGCCTGCTGATTCCGTTCGTCCACCACCCAGTATAGGAGACTCTCTGTATTCTGACCCAGTGGATAGCATCAAAACTGTCATACCCACTCCCAGCCCACGCCTCAGGCCGCCTGGGGACGAGGGGGGCGGCCGCCACCCAGAGCCGTTCTACTCGGACATCTACGATCAGATCAGTCTGGATTTGGTACAGAGAACCGCAGCGTTGGGAATTGACAGCCGAAGCAGGCATCCTGCAGACGGACGCCCTAAAGAACACATCTACGATGAACCAGAGGGACGGGCAGGACCTGCACAGCTTAGTTCCACGATTTACGATGAAGCACGGTTGGAAACGCACGCTTGGAGAACTAGAGGACTGGAGGAGCCTCAAGGCCACGAGGTACCTTACATTACCAATACGGATGATACCACCCCTCCTTTTGGAAAGTCTCAGCAACCGTTGCCTCTGCCAAGACCAAAAGGCCCCAAACCTGTAACGGCACCCAAGCCGGGCAAAGCAGCACTGGCTAAAAAAGACACTCCTTTAGTGCCTCAAAATAAGAGCAATGCAAACCTGAATAACAATAATAGCAGCAACGATAGCAGGGAAGGAGGAACAGTTAGACGAAGTGGTGGTGCGGAAAGGGCTGGTCACAAAGCGGAGCTGTACAGTAATGTATCTAGACACAAGCCTCCAGCCAATGCTTGGCATCCAGCGATGCAAACTCCAGACATTATCTACGACAACTTGGGTGACATTTGACCGCggcttctttttttcttttttttaatgtccACGTTTTTTAAGGGAACACTCAATGACGGCTCCGATTGGAAAATGTGAGTGACAACGGTGTACCTGAACATTACATGCGTCATTCAGTCAATGAGTGTAGCTAATACCACTATGAGAAACAACTACGAACTGTAGAAACTGTCTTTGCAATAATGGTAGGCTGTGGAACTACAGACATTGCCCTCTGAAATGGCTTGAACTGGAATATGCCACAATTTTGCACTTCTCGCACAAATTTTGTATATCTGAGTCTGTGACTTGCGTAAGAAACTGTAAAAGATTATGAAGCACTTGTCATAAATCATAATCCCAACATGCAAGAGAGTTTAGTGTTGAAGTGTACATGTTTTCTGACTGATCCGATTTGGTTGACATTTGGTTTTGCATGGAGATTGTAGCAAAAGTCGTACAcgtgtttgttgtttgtgtgtatgtgtgtgtgtgggggagaGAGAGTCAGCAGCTGTGCTGTTGTTCAACAAgacgataataaaatattatagtaAAAGAGTCCCAATACTCCACTCACTCTTATTTTTCCTCTTGCAAAACTGTACGAGGAATTGCACTTCCAATGAAAATCTGGACTTGGTTTGTTGTCTCTTGAGTCACTACGGGGCTATGAAATCACCCAGAATGCCCTGTCCTTCACCCTCTATGCCTTATTCATCTTGTGCTCTGTCGTCTTGAACAGAGTTTGACAACTGAGGGATAATCCTGATGCACAGTGAATATTAACCAGCTGTGTAAAATAGGGGCCTTACATAAAGTGCGAGTTGAATGTTGGCTGAGTTGATATGTGTCTGGCTGGCAATGTTTAAAGGTACAGACTGTTCCCTGTCCTGTTTTTTCTCACTGGCCCTCTCACTCATTTCCTTTTGTCCTCTTTCTTAGTCTCCCTCAGTCTTTTCTTCCACCGCtaaaagatttttttcttgAGTAGACAGCCAAAATCTGATCTATTCATCACATTTTGCTCTATAACGTCTATGTgctcttaaagagatagtttccCCCaaatttaaagttaatttattcaccctcatatcattcaaaATCTGAATGTGATTcttctgaggaacacaaaagaagatacttagACAAATGTCCCAGTGgtccatgttgtttggttacaaataacatatcatcttttgtgttttgcataagtcatacaggtttgaaaagacatgagAGTTTATACTTGTTTTATCATACTGAACATGGACTCTGTTTTGGTGGAAGCTTTAAATAGTGTTTGGTAAAGGTCATGTTATCGAAGTTTCACTTTTAGCATCATGTGCCTTAAAAAAGGTGCACAACGCTTCAGTTTGGATGCACTTTACATGCTAGTTCCTGTTTTCTAGAATGTTCCGTTTGTTTTTGTTCCGCTGGCCACTCAACGCTTGGATAACCAAACGGAAAACAGAACTAGGCTGTCGTTCTCTCAAGTATGAGGCAAATGATGGGGAAGTGCACAAGTTACTTGAAATTTCTTAGGCTTACTAACAAAGTTCAACCAAATGAACCTTAATATCTTAAATCACCATTATTTCTGTACAGTATTATTCTTCTGCCAATTAATGAAATATACAACATCGGACACAATAATGATTACTGTAAATTAATTCATAATTATGACTGTAAATTAATGCAtaattattactgtaaaaatgtaattatcatcactgtctttctgaaacctcggatgtccaaagtCGCTGATTTTCAGGAAATGCTAAAAACAATGTACCTTTAAAatcattaaatactgtgttgtcaaagttgacaagcacgtttcaatactttttattggttcgATTTTTGCAAAACAGTGCAACTTCATAAAATGTGCACATCCAAAAACATTTAGGACAGGTGCACGATCAGCCAAAATACTACATGAAAAAACAAGAATCGGCACACTGTCATTGCTTCTCCCAAAATTTTTCATTTCgatttttgcaaaacccagtgccaaacataaagggtgactaaaaatcatgaaatatatgGAGATTCAAGGTTTCAGAATGATAGCAGGGATATGATTATATGATCATTATACAAAGTGAgttttaaatattgtaaaatagtACAGTATTAAACCAACAGAACGGCCAGGTTTAGTCACAAAAGTTTTATACACCCCAAAAAGTCGGATAGGTTGTGACACAGAAAATAGATTAGGCCTGTTTATTTGATTAGTTTGTTCCATTGAAAAGGACAACAGTAAACATCAAACAACATAAATGAATGACAGGAATGAAAAAAGGTCCATccaaacacacataaaactTAATACTGTACACAATGTTATTGCAAATGCAGCATTTAGTGTTTAAGTATTAAGGAGAACTTAAGAGGAATGCTGTAGTTATTATAAACCCCTGGCCCCTAAGACAACACATGCTTAAGACATTAGTTGGCCGGAGTTAGAAAGACATTtgaagaacaataaaaaccccACTTAAACTAATACACAAGTAAGGGCTCTGCGAATGTAAAATACGATAGAAGCGATACAAAATCTGACGTCTACTTTCTGTCGAGTTTGCACAATGCCAAACCTCAAAATGATGTCATAAGGCGTAGGCAGTGCCAGGTGGGTGGAATGGCGGAGAGCTTAATGAGGCAATACTGATGAGCTTCAGTAAGAGATCCCCATTGAGTAACATTATAGCTATGACCTCAGTCTGGTTTCAGAATCATTTCTCTCAGCTCTTACAACTCGCCCTAAACCAGCGCCTCCAGAGCTGAACCTTGTTCCGCAGGGTCGCGGGGGCTATGCCGAGCGACCTCTTTTTCAATTCTCCTCTCTGGGTTCTCTGTAGCTCATTGAAGGCCTTGAATTCTTACTCTGCTGTGTACAGTCTCCAGAGGGGCTGTAGTGGAGGCTTCCATAAAGGAAGACAATGGCTCTACTTTACTTCCCTCGTCCTCCCCAAATCTCCACAGAGTCCTCTAGCTCGAACATTTGCAGAAAGTGGGCAGTGCTCAAAACAGCCTCTCTGGTCTTTTGGTGGTTTTATGTTGAATTATTTCTTTTCAGCAGCCTCGGCAGTTCACAGCAATGTTCTTCCAGTTGCGGTGCAGCCTTTGTTAAATTGCACGGCCCAACGGTTACTTTAATTACTCAACCAAGAATAAAATCACGTAAAAGACGTTTTAATGACGCCAAGAATTTGGGTAGCTAAacagattttatgcattctggGTGTTTGAAATATGGGGGATGGTTTTGAAATGCACGTCTCCAAGTTGCTGAGATGTTTTTAGGAATAAGCATGTTTGATCTGCGCTCTAATGTTTTTCAGATGTGAGAGGACAAACGGAGATGCAGTGAACTGTTGCGCTCCTAAATGATCAACACTCATCTCAGTATCAAAGAATGGGTGTAATGGTGTCATGTTATTTTAACACGTTACTTTTTTAAGTGTCGACCAACAGTAGCATTGCAACTTTTTCGGTACGGCTAGCTGCAGTTGTGTCTGAGTTTTAAAACATGCTTGTTATCTTTTGATGCAAATTGCCACAGCTAAACAGGGCTCCACACAGTATTTAAATTTAGTGATGCTGTCTGTTGTTTTAGTATATTACCCCAAGATAATACAGTGTGTGCCCTTTGAATGGTAAACCATGCAGACATCTATCGTGAACACATGTCAGGTAAACTctatatatgtacatataataGTGGAGATCCGGTCATGTGCAAGTTACATGTGGTACATAACATCCTGTCTAAGGGAGTTCAGACATGAGTTCTTTCTGGTTGTGCAGAGTGGTTAGTGTCAGTGAAGTGTGTTAATGTGTGATTTCCTCTACCAGTTGAAGAATTTTGACTCCTCTCACTTTCTCTGGACCATCAGAAGATCTTCCTCTTCGTAGTCTTGGAAAAAGTGAGCGGAGCCACGGGGTCGGGAGTGGCTGAGGGTGAGCGAGGGACGGGGTATCTTGTTCGGAGGAGTGGAGGAGAGAGGGGCCACCGTGGCCCGCACACGACTCTGAGAGTGTCGAGCCTAGtgatcaaaaagaaaaaagggaaAGGAGGCCaaagaaaagttaaaaagtGCAAGAGAGAAACAAGGACGGCTCTGGCACTATCACAGgatttttcacacattttttccaTGAAAACCGTATTGAAGACTCAACCCAAGCCATGAGATTTTGAATCCTGTTTGGAAAATGAAAGGGGTAGAAAATGACTTCATTTTGCTCCTCCTACAAGTCATAAGTGTCTGTGACCTGGCAGTTGCTCTACAATGGTCACATGTTCAAAAGCATCCTTTTTAGACACAATTTAATTTTAAGGGCCTTCTCACTCTTCTCCAAAGAAGTATACCCCCTATCAGCTAATGTCCTCTTCATACAGTATGCATCTCAAGACTTTATGTCATGTGAAAATCATTGTGTGTTtagctctttttttatttttgaggtaGTCATGTTCTCTATCGACTAAAGGAACAGACATGCTATCAATAACTTTTTATGAGCTGTTCAGTTTGCATTTTATCTTTAACCTATTAATGCATGTGACATTACAACGTGTCTGTGGTCGGAAAAACAGAAACCAGTCATGTTGAGTCTGATTGTGGACGGTTTCAAAATTAACCCACGGTATCTCTCTCATTCTCCCTTTCGCCCTTTTCGCTTTCCCCTTGTGTGGGTGTTTAAATAGTAGGCCAGTGCCTGGTTTCATTTTTGCTCTCTGGAGCAATAACTTCCCTGTTTTAATCTTACATacacacatcattttttaattctGCTTTTGCAGGCAGAAAGTTAATAGAAAGAAAATGTACTTCACAGAAGTGGCTCATGTCACATTTCGAGCTCAACTAAAATGTCGTTTAAGTTGTTGATGCCTGACTTTGCATATAATCGGATTACACTTGATCTAATTAGGTCATGATGACTCACAATTACAGACACAATGTCAACATTCAGGTCATACCACCAGTATGGACATTtagatttgataaaaaaaattctactaCTCTACACTACATCAATAATCATAACACTGATAATG
This region of Triplophysa rosa linkage group LG1, Trosa_1v2, whole genome shotgun sequence genomic DNA includes:
- the dok1b gene encoding docking protein 1b, with translation MDTHVKEGQLYVQHQKFGKKWKKNWFVLYPASQNGIARLEFYDCSGSASDKPSTKKLDKKIIRLSECISILPAVTETCPKENMSAFCVETNDKTYVFAADKYVTNEWVEKMCEIAFQGGSFSLGSSDSNGQKELQMAENLIYYSREEVNEFWVSVQRTEASERCGLSGNYWLRANLDSLILKEPKTKKDLLVWPYKLLRRYGRDRVMFSFEAGRRCESGPGNFTFETKQGNDLFHIIENAIREQKAQAEERHQSCPSLDSDCPTLQQIRAAIADATSREPDGDSGGSKPGSADGIFSRRDNDGKNLKGRSLPEPPPPVEPPPRSAMPRGTKSGQLLGDQGSLYSEPADSVRPPPSIGDSLYSDPVDSIKTVIPTPSPRLRPPGDEGGGRHPEPFYSDIYDQISLDLVQRTAALGIDSRSRHPADGRPKEHIYDEPEGRAGPAQLSSTIYDEARLETHAWRTRGLEEPQGHEVPYITNTDDTTPPFGKSQQPLPLPRPKGPKPVTAPKPGKAALAKKDTPLVPQNKSNANLNNNNSSNDSREGGTVRRSGGAERAGHKAELYSNVSRHKPPANAWHPAMQTPDIIYDNLGDI